A single window of Pseudoduganella plicata DNA harbors:
- a CDS encoding 2-oxoglutarate dehydrogenase E1 component: MMQQLTSNSYLFGGNAPYVEELYEAYLENPGSVPDNWRAYFDAMQHVPAVDGSNKPDVAHASVIASFAERAKAGPIRTVVASGDPEMGRKRVAATQLIAAYRYLGSRWANLDPLQRQERPMIPELDPASYGFTDADMDTVFNISNTYFGPENASLRDLTNFLRDTYTRSIGAEFMYISDPAEKRWLQERLESIRSTPNFSPEKKKHILERLTAAEGLERYLHTKYVGQKRFSLEGGETFIASIDEIIQRAGEKGVQEIVIGMAHRGRLNVLVNTLGKAPKDLFEEFEGKHGDDLPAGDVKYHQGFSSDISTAGGPVHLSLAFNPSHLEIVNPVVEGSVKARMDRRGDVHGAQVLPILVHGDAAFAGQGVVMETLNLAQTRGYGTGGTVHIVINNQIGFTTSDPRDARSTIYCSDVVKMIEAPVLHVNADDPEACVLASQIALDYRAQFQKDIVVDIICYRKLGHNEQDTPALTQPLMYKKIAQHPGTRRLYADKLAAQGVIPADGGDQMVAAYRAAMDAGKHTVDPVISNFKNKFAVDWLPFLNRKWTDAADTAVPLTELKRLATRITTVPEGFKVHSLVEKVLADRANMGKGELNLDWGMGEHLAYASLVSSGYAVRLTGQDAGRGTFTHRHAVLHDQNRERWDAGTYVPLQNVSEGQAPFTVIDSVLSEEAVLGFEYGYSTAEPNTLTIWEAQFGDFVNGAQVVIDQFISSGEVKWGRASGLVMLLPHGYEGQGPEHSSARPERFLQLCADNNMQVVQPTTAAQIFHLLRRQMVRQFRKPLVVMTPKSLLRNKDAGSPLSELAKGAFQTVIGEVDEKIDAKKVKRVIACSGKVYFDLANARKTRGQLDTAIIRVEQLYPFPHKAFAAELKKFPAATEVVWAQDEPQNQGPWFQIQHNIFESMESGQRLAYAGRPASASPAVGYYDKHYAQQKELLETAFSKLKGFILTK; the protein is encoded by the coding sequence ATGATGCAACAACTGACGTCCAACTCCTACCTGTTCGGTGGGAATGCGCCGTACGTAGAAGAGCTCTACGAGGCGTACCTGGAGAATCCAGGCTCCGTCCCCGACAACTGGCGCGCGTATTTCGACGCCATGCAGCACGTCCCCGCGGTAGACGGCTCCAACAAACCCGACGTCGCCCACGCTTCCGTCATCGCGTCCTTCGCCGAGCGCGCCAAGGCCGGCCCGATCCGCACCGTCGTCGCTTCCGGCGACCCGGAAATGGGCCGCAAGCGCGTTGCTGCCACGCAACTCATCGCCGCCTACCGCTACTTGGGTTCGCGCTGGGCCAACCTGGACCCGCTGCAGCGCCAGGAACGGCCAATGATCCCCGAGCTGGATCCGGCATCCTACGGCTTCACCGATGCGGACATGGACACCGTGTTCAACATCAGCAACACCTATTTCGGTCCTGAAAACGCGTCGCTGCGCGATCTGACCAACTTCCTGCGCGACACGTACACCCGTTCGATCGGCGCGGAATTCATGTACATCTCCGACCCGGCCGAGAAGCGCTGGCTGCAGGAACGCCTGGAATCGATCCGCTCCACGCCGAACTTCTCGCCGGAAAAGAAAAAGCACATCCTGGAGCGCCTGACCGCGGCCGAAGGCCTGGAACGCTACCTCCATACGAAATACGTCGGCCAGAAGCGCTTCTCGCTGGAAGGCGGCGAAACGTTCATCGCCTCGATCGACGAGATCATCCAGCGCGCCGGTGAAAAAGGCGTGCAGGAAATCGTCATCGGCATGGCCCACCGCGGCCGTCTGAACGTGCTGGTCAATACGCTGGGCAAGGCGCCGAAAGACCTGTTCGAAGAGTTCGAAGGCAAGCACGGCGACGACCTGCCGGCCGGCGACGTGAAATACCACCAGGGCTTCTCGTCCGACATCTCCACCGCGGGCGGCCCGGTCCACCTGTCGCTGGCGTTCAACCCGTCCCACCTGGAAATCGTCAACCCGGTCGTCGAAGGCTCCGTCAAGGCACGCATGGACCGCCGCGGCGACGTCCACGGCGCGCAAGTGCTGCCGATCCTGGTGCACGGCGACGCCGCGTTTGCCGGCCAGGGTGTCGTCATGGAAACGCTGAACCTGGCGCAGACCCGCGGCTACGGCACGGGCGGCACGGTGCACATCGTCATCAACAACCAGATCGGTTTCACCACGTCCGACCCGCGCGATGCGCGCTCGACGATCTACTGCTCCGACGTCGTCAAGATGATCGAAGCGCCGGTGCTGCACGTCAATGCCGACGACCCTGAAGCTTGCGTGCTGGCCTCGCAGATCGCGCTGGACTACCGCGCGCAGTTCCAGAAGGACATCGTTGTCGACATCATCTGCTACCGCAAGCTGGGCCACAACGAGCAGGACACGCCGGCGCTGACGCAGCCGCTGATGTACAAGAAGATCGCGCAACATCCGGGCACCCGCCGCCTGTACGCCGACAAGCTGGCGGCGCAGGGCGTGATCCCGGCCGACGGCGGCGACCAGATGGTCGCGGCTTACCGCGCCGCCATGGATGCCGGCAAGCATACCGTCGATCCGGTCATCTCGAACTTCAAGAACAAGTTCGCCGTCGACTGGCTGCCGTTCCTGAACCGCAAGTGGACCGACGCGGCCGATACCGCCGTGCCGCTGACGGAACTGAAGCGCCTGGCCACCCGCATCACCACGGTGCCGGAAGGCTTCAAGGTCCACTCGCTGGTGGAAAAAGTGCTGGCCGACCGCGCCAACATGGGTAAAGGCGAGCTGAACCTGGACTGGGGCATGGGCGAACACCTGGCCTACGCGTCGCTGGTCTCGTCCGGCTACGCCGTGCGCCTGACCGGCCAGGACGCCGGCCGCGGAACCTTCACGCACCGCCACGCCGTGCTGCACGACCAGAACCGCGAGCGTTGGGATGCCGGCACCTATGTGCCGCTGCAAAACGTTTCCGAAGGCCAGGCGCCATTCACCGTCATCGACTCCGTGCTGTCGGAAGAAGCGGTGCTGGGCTTCGAATACGGTTACTCGACCGCCGAGCCGAACACGCTGACGATCTGGGAAGCCCAGTTCGGCGACTTCGTCAATGGTGCGCAGGTCGTCATCGACCAGTTCATCAGCTCCGGCGAAGTGAAGTGGGGCCGTGCTTCCGGCCTCGTCATGCTGCTGCCGCACGGTTACGAAGGCCAGGGTCCGGAACACTCGTCCGCCCGTCCCGAGCGTTTCCTGCAGCTGTGCGCGGACAACAATATGCAAGTGGTCCAGCCGACGACCGCCGCGCAGATCTTCCACCTGCTGCGCCGCCAGATGGTGCGCCAGTTCCGCAAGCCGCTCGTCGTCATGACGCCGAAGTCGCTGCTGCGTAACAAGGATGCCGGCTCGCCGCTGTCCGAACTGGCCAAGGGCGCGTTCCAGACCGTGATCGGCGAAGTCGACGAGAAAATCGACGCCAAGAAGGTCAAGCGCGTGATCGCCTGCTCGGGCAAGGTCTACTTCGATCTGGCCAACGCCCGCAAGACGCGCGGCCAGCTTGATACGGCCATCATCCGCGTCGAGCAGCTCTATCCGTTCCCGCACAAGGCGTTTGCCGCCGAACTGAAGAAGTTCCCGGCCGCCACCGAAGTGGTGTGGGCGCAGGACGAGCCGCAGAACCAGGGTCCATGGTTCCAGATCCAGCACAACATCTTCGAGTCGATGGAATCGGGCCAGCGCCTGGCGTATGCCGGCCGTCCCGCTTCCGCGTCGCCGGCTGTCGGTTACTACGACAAGCACTACGCCCAGCAGAAAGAACTGCTGGAGACGGCATTCTCGAAGCTGAAGGGCTTCATCCTGACCAAGTAA
- the odhB gene encoding 2-oxoglutarate dehydrogenase complex dihydrolipoyllysine-residue succinyltransferase: MAKIEVKVPQLSESVAEATLLSWHKRMGESVTRDENMIDIETDKVVLELPAPESGVIAQIIAADGATVVAGQVIAIIDTDATAMASPLPVTAAPVQAEAPAAAAPAAAAATGGSKGDVAMPAAAKILSEKGLSATDVSGSGKDGRVTKGDALAAGAKPAAAPAAAKPAPAAKPALQQVAAPAPKLGDRPEERVPMSRLRARIAERLVESQSTNAILTTFNEVNMKPVMDLRNKYKDKFEKEHGVKLGFMSFFVKAAVAALKKYPILNASVDGNDIVYHGYFDIGIAVGSPRGLVVPILRDADQMSIAEIEKKIGEFGAKAKEGKLTLEDLTGGTFSISNGGTFGSMLSTPIINPPQSAILGVHATKDRAVVEDGQIVIRPMNYLAMSYDHRIIDGREAVLGLVAMKEALEDPARLLLDL, from the coding sequence ATGGCAAAAATCGAAGTCAAAGTTCCACAACTGTCGGAATCCGTCGCCGAAGCGACCCTGCTGTCCTGGCACAAGCGGATGGGCGAGTCCGTCACGCGCGACGAAAACATGATCGATATCGAAACCGACAAGGTTGTCCTGGAACTGCCGGCTCCCGAGTCCGGTGTGATCGCCCAGATCATCGCCGCCGACGGTGCCACCGTCGTGGCCGGCCAGGTGATCGCGATCATCGACACCGATGCCACGGCAATGGCTTCGCCGCTGCCCGTCACCGCTGCCCCGGTCCAGGCTGAGGCGCCAGCCGCTGCCGCACCTGCCGCCGCTGCCGCCACCGGTGGCTCGAAGGGCGACGTGGCCATGCCCGCCGCCGCCAAGATCCTGTCCGAAAAAGGCCTGTCCGCGACCGACGTGTCCGGCTCCGGCAAGGACGGCCGCGTGACCAAGGGCGACGCCCTGGCCGCCGGCGCCAAGCCAGCCGCCGCACCTGCCGCCGCCAAGCCTGCGCCAGCCGCCAAGCCGGCGCTGCAGCAAGTGGCCGCACCGGCACCGAAGCTGGGCGACCGTCCGGAAGAGCGCGTGCCGATGAGCCGCCTGCGCGCCCGTATCGCCGAGCGCCTGGTCGAATCGCAATCCACCAACGCCATCCTGACCACGTTCAACGAAGTGAACATGAAGCCGGTGATGGACCTGCGCAACAAGTACAAGGACAAGTTCGAGAAAGAGCACGGCGTCAAGCTGGGCTTCATGTCGTTCTTCGTCAAGGCCGCCGTGGCCGCGCTGAAGAAGTATCCGATCCTGAACGCCTCGGTCGACGGCAACGACATCGTCTACCACGGCTACTTCGACATCGGTATCGCCGTCGGCTCGCCACGCGGCCTGGTCGTGCCGATCCTGCGCGACGCCGACCAGATGAGCATTGCCGAGATCGAGAAGAAGATCGGCGAATTCGGCGCCAAGGCCAAGGAAGGCAAGCTGACGCTGGAAGACCTGACGGGCGGTACGTTCTCGATCTCGAACGGCGGCACGTTCGGCTCGATGCTGTCGACCCCGATCATCAACCCGCCGCAGTCGGCGATCCTGGGCGTGCACGCGACCAAGGACCGTGCCGTCGTGGAAGACGGCCAGATCGTCATCCGCCCGATGAACTACCTGGCGATGTCGTACGACCACCGTATCATCGACGGCCGCGAAGCCGTGCTGGGCCTGGTCGCGATGAAGGAAGCGCTGGAAGATCCTGCGCGTCTGCTGCTGGACCTGTAA
- a CDS encoding PspC domain-containing protein: protein MISDEIKRLHELHQAGALTDEEFARAKARLLDAAPNAANAGNGDLASEFSRLRRSRTDRWLGGVCGGIGVASGVEAWIWRLVFVLFTVSFGFGLVIYILLWIFVPEETLPGSDLIGKKYEQ, encoded by the coding sequence ATGATCTCCGACGAAATCAAGCGCCTGCACGAACTGCACCAGGCCGGCGCGCTGACGGACGAGGAATTCGCCCGCGCGAAAGCGCGGCTGCTCGATGCGGCGCCCAACGCCGCGAACGCCGGCAACGGCGACCTGGCCAGCGAGTTCTCCCGCCTGCGCCGTTCGCGTACGGACCGCTGGCTTGGCGGTGTCTGCGGCGGTATCGGCGTGGCGTCCGGTGTCGAGGCGTGGATCTGGCGCCTGGTGTTCGTGCTGTTTACGGTCTCGTTCGGATTCGGGCTGGTGATTTACATTCTGTTGTGGATATTCGTTCCGGAAGAAACGCTTCCAGGGAGCGACCTGATTGGAAAAAAATATGAGCAATAA